AAAGGTGAATTTAAGCTTCATATACTAGATTTTTAACATGTAGGGGAAACTTTGCAGCTGGAGTTAATCCTATCAAACTATCTTTCAGGTTCTGGAACAGAAAGAACACAGGCTAGATGGGCGACTAATTGACCCCAAGAAGGCCATGGCAATGAAAAAGGATCCAGTGAAGAAGATTTTTGTTGGTGGACTAAACCCAGAAGCCACAGAAGAGAAAATCAGGGAATACTTTGGAGAGTTTGGAGAGGTGTGTAATGTTCTCTTAGTGAACACTAAAATGGTTGCTATTTAATTTACTAATAATTTGCAAGCTGCAAATTAAATTAACTTCAGATGTATCAAGCCTTCTGTAACTGATCCAGAGGTTTCTCATCTTGAGAGCAAGGAAGGCACCCACTGGACTAGATGCTTCCATTGCTACTTAGATACCCTTGCCTTTAACTCAAACCATTTTATCTGATGTTAAGATTGTTTTTAGGAGTTATAAAATTGAAACCTCTGGTCTGAAAGACAATATTAATATAGAAAGAACATTGCAACTTTGGTGTTGCATAATACGCATAGGTGCATAATACTTACTTTCTGTTTTACTGTCCTAAATGCCGTGCATTTAAGTGTTCTCCTAAAATACAAGtctgaaaacagtatttcatgTCTTCAGATTGAAGCAATTGAACTTCCAATGGATCCAAAGACCAACAAAAGGAGGGGGTTTGTGTTCATCACTTTCAAGGAAGAGGATCCAGTGAAGAAGGTTCTGGAGAAGAAATTCCATAACGTCAGTGGAAGCAAGGTAGAAACTTTGACTTGTAAATTTTTGTCCAATTCATTAAGTATAATACCACTACATCTacaatctgaaaataattttgtagacCTGTAATTTCAAGGTACCCAAATTACAATAAGAACTTGCAATTTACCGCAGgggttttgtggtgtgttttttttttttcggctaCTGAAATTCTTTGCCAGTATTTGGGGCTTTAATACTTGCTGTGTTTTAGGGGCTTTTGTATGTAAAATGTCTAATTGCATTCATTAAATACATATGGAGAACCTGGCTTAATTATGTATCAGTCTAGCAATATAAGCCATTTCTACAGATACATACTTATTTTCAGCATAGAGCACTTGCTTAAATTAAAGGCTTACAGTCATGAACTTTGTAAGCAGCTGCTTGAAACTGGCTCTGCCTGACACGGGGGCAACTTCTGGTGTCTTCTCTTAGAAGCCCCCTTCTGCAGCCCTCCCTGGTACCAAAACCTTGGGTCATGTAAACTCAATACAAAGAACCACAGAATAATGGCAACTTGTACCTGGTCATCTGGTTTTGTGAACCACTGTTAAAGTGGTGTGAGGTGCTCTGAACCAGCTGTGACAGTGTTCATCTGTGGGAATAACTAATAGAGGCTCATGTGTTAAGCTAATGAGAAAAGGACTAGAGGCAAATGATGTGTGCTGGCTGGAGGTGTCCCTTTTCCCTTGCTCTGTGGCCAGCGTTGACCATATGCTAACTTCAAAGCCCTGTTAGATCTGGTCATACTGTCTGATACAGTGACTTAAATTGTGTGTAGTTTAAGAGTGATCTTGACAGCATGGAATAAACTCTGGCAAACCTAATGTGCCGGTAGTTGTCAAGACACTGTAGTTAGTGATAAAGTTTGTTTTCAGGAGAGAAGAATTCTTATGTGCAAAGGGAGCTGAGAAATCCCATCTATCTGGTGTATCATAACTATGGCTTGTTTTTGTGTCAGAGTGATAATAAAAAGAGCAGGTTACCTTAAAGCTCCTGTGTGAAGAATTCCAAGCCAGGCTTGCTCAGGTGCTGCTATCACAGGGAGTTGTTCCTTTTGCAGTAGCAGTAACTTCCACCTCAAACTGCACAGATTCAGGAACTAGGAAGCTGGCTGACAGCTTGAACTGCAGTTTGGGAACCTGTCTTGGAAATgtcatttctggttttgtttagctGTTCTTAGTATTTGATAAGTGATGATTTCAAGTGTTGGTAAGTCTACATTACAGTCCAACACAGATGCTCAGTATATATAGGGTGTACTAAGGCTACCAGGAAAACTCATTCTGGTGCATTTCTCAGAGCCTTGTTCATTCAGTGCAGCTCAGGTGGAGTGGTCCAGTAGCAACAGCCTTGTCTTAGAGGTTGTGTCAGGATGGAGGGCAGCCCTGTGGCTCCTACAGGAGCAGTGGCTATGCTGAGGTGGCCTCAGCACCTCTTCCATGGGGGAGCTGATAGTAGAGAATAGGCAGTATTAAAATACTCTGAAAGGAGTGGCCTGCTTTGTATGGCCGGTAATGATTAACCATTCTCTTCCGTGGGGAAGTTTGTGGTAGGGAATTGGCAGTATAAAACTCTGAAGGCAGTGGCCTGCTTTGAATGGCCAGCAGTGACTTACCTTTGTCTAGGTGGCATAACAAATCAGATATTTCTGGATGTGCATTAGTCCTGGTCACATAATGGAGCAGAGCATGTACACCTCCTTTGCCTCTAGAGTAACCTCTGATATTCGTAGGTGGTTAGGTTGGGTGCTGCTGCTATAAGACAGTATACACACTCttccttgttttttattttcagtgcgAGATTAAGGTAGCACAGCCAAAAGAAGTATACCAGCAGCAACAGTTCAGTAGTGGTGGAGGAAGAGGTAGCTatggaggaagaggcagaggtgGAAGAGGCGGCGGTAAGTACTACATGCACTACTTTAGTATGGACACATTCTAAGTAAGTTGTGTGTACTAAAATGGGATTTTGTGGATGGTTTTCCCTTCTATAGCTCAAAGTCAAAATTGGAATCAAGGTTATGGCAATTACTGGAACCAGGGTTATGGGAATCAAGGATACGGCTATCAGCAAGGTTATGGTGGCTATGGAGGCTATGATTATTCAGGATATGGGTATTATGGATATGGACCAGGCTATGATTACAGTAAGTAAAGAGAACTGTATTGGGTATAAGCAAGCGTAACTAATTAGCAGTTTAATGCATTTGTTCTCTTGTTCATAGGTCAAGGCAGTGCAAATTATGGGAAGACACCAAGACGTGGTGGTCATCAGAATAACTACAAGCCATATTGATCAAACTTATTCAGGTATGCAGTGGCATGGTCTCTTTTGGAAAATGACTGCATAGGTTTTGTATACAATGCTGTAGATGGATATTTCAGTTCTGTACCAAATTTAACTTTACAATAAATTTCTATGGCCTGTTAAATGTGCATCTTACTTGGAAGAGCTCCCTGGAAATGTTTTACATGTTTAATACTTACAGATAACTAGTTGTCTAGACAGTGTGGTGTGTAAATTTCAGCCTTGCTGAAGATATTAATTAATGATTTTATTAATAGGTTAAACTGAAACTGATTTTGAGGGTCTGCTTAAAGCTGCAGCTCTGCATCTAGGGACTGCCTCTTGGAGTTAACTATGGACTCTGCATTACTCCAGTTGTACAGAATGAGATGCATCTTAGGGAACCAGTGTCACTTTCcacctttttattttgtattgtttttgtgTCATACATTTCCTGTAATGGAAGTGTTAATTTTACTGTACTTTTTGGTACCTTTTTGGAATCTAATGTATTGTAAGGTATTTTACATGTGTTCTGATTCACCATGACATGGATATTGAAGCTATCctagcttttgaaataaaaaaggcGTAATCTAGTGTCTTGTGCCATTCTTCAGCTTATGTATTAGTAAAATGCCAGCATACTGTTCCCAGAATTTAGTTCATGGCAGTACCTTGATAGATGGAGAGTTGTGCTTAAAtgtttttaatcttaaaactAGAAGGCTGGTGGTAGTTGTGCTCACGTGCAGTTAAGTGGTGGCTGGAAACCGCAGTCACTTCTGTCTGGAGGTTATGGAGGAGAACTCGGGCAGAAAGCCCCCGCTGTTGTGgaggctgtgctggtggctcaTGTTGTAGACAAGCACAGAGGCTCAGCGTAACAACTCTGTTAGTGTCTGTGTTGTAGGGCTCTGCTAGGGGAAGCCAGAGGCATAGGTTTCAGCTAGGGCTTGGGAGTCTAGACAGCATGGTAGGAGGAAGCTAGGAGGTGTGCGAGAAGGTAGCTGCACTTTCTGCATGTTTCACTGTTTTGAATCTGAGACTTCTCCTACAAGTTCTTGAAAGACAGGTTAGACAGACATGAAATTACCAATGCAAAATCTGAATATTTGCAGCCTTTTTGTGTATCAAAAAAAGGCTAAAGAAATTCCACTGAAGTTGTGGGAGGAAAAACAACAGCTGCCTCTAAAGAGGCAGCTCTCTTCCTAGAGATGAGTGACCAGCTAGAAATACGCTCTCCCTTTTTGACTGGTTTACCACTAAGGCAATAACTACCATGTGATTTGCCTGTCTTGCTGCAGAATAGCCCGAATCTCAGATTTACAAATAAGTTGCAAGTGCTGCTGCACAAAAGTAAATTTCTAATCTTTGTTGCAGTaatcagttttgatttttactttccttttaaaGCTAAAACATGACAACTTTTTATTCTAATAAATTCTATTTGAACAAATGGGAACCAGAAGTGGAATCAAACCAAGTAACTAAAGCAAGACATAAACAGATGTTACTAGtgacctttttggtttttttttaacaaggggTACAGCTATTCTGGCAGGGACTACAATATGCTGCTCCCTGCTGGCTGCCCTTGGAAAGAGAAACTTGCTGTAAACTTAGAAGTCTGTAAGACTTTTCTGGGGTTAAGTGGAAATCTTTAGTATAAATAGTTGAATCAGATTTTACATCCGATGATAGTttttaaatttccagtctttACAGCTTGAGTATGCAACCTGATGCCCAACTTACTTGCAAATATAAAAAACCCTGCAGACCACTGAAACAAATGAGTACAGTATTTAAAGGTATTACTGTCTCAAGatttaaaattgaaatgctttACTCTGCATACTATTACTTGTTTTCTTATGAAATAAGGGGTAGCAGAATATTTTTCTAGTAAACAGTTTGCCTTCCAACAGGGAATTGGCATAGTATCAGGACCATATTGCTGCAGTACTTCTGGCTAGTGTCTTGTTTGTTAGCTGGCTGTTATGTTGGTGTGTTTTGGAAGTAGGTTCTTGGGTCATGCTTTCTTGACAGGTGATGTGGCCTTAAGCAGAAATTGAGGATACTGGTACTTAAATGCAGAGCTggctttccctttcttctttgcaTGGAAAGTTTGTGATACAAAGAACATGTAATTGCCTGGTGAAAGCAAGGGCTTGTACACAAGGTTGTTGCTTATGGCTGTAACGTACTCTCAATTTACTAATCCTGCTTGGATATTTCTTGAGGACAGAATATTTTGTAAGAACTGGTTTGGGAGCTATGGCCCTCAGCTGTCTGTTCCTCATGCATTTGATGTTATGAATTTGGGACTGAAGTTTTTGACTTGATCTGGTCACTGAGACCTTTTGTTGAATATAGGGCTACTAGCAACCTTGTTATGAATCTGGCTACTGAAACTGGTCAGAGACTGGGTGTACTGGCAGCTAGAATAGCATTTGCATAGGTAGCAGCAGATACTAAAAGAAAGAGAACCCCTTGGCTCATCTTAAGTTTCAAAAAGTCATAACCTTTAAAGAGCACGAATTTAGAAAATGTAGTTTATAGTAGCTACTAGAAATATATTCCTTTATAATCAAGTTTAGAtatgctgttttaaataaaagccaATTCCACACTTCTGCCAGAGTTGAAACGAGTTCTTGTAAAATTTATTTCTCCTAAAGTTTTTAGTAATAACAAGATAACTGAAATTAACAAAATCTAAGGTAACTTATCTGGTCCCAAGACATGCTAGGATGAAGATTAAATGTGCATTATTATAGTAGAATAATGTTTCTTAGTAGTAGATCTTGAACGTTGTTTGAAAcctatggaaagaaaataatgttatgtttgggttttttttgtaaaagcatcATTAAAAGCAATTACTTCATTGCCTCATTTTCGCTTACATTATATGTAAGTGTCATACTAGTACTGTACTTAGGAGGCTTTTTACATTCTTGGTTTCCTgtagaaaataaagacatttttcttgcttACTTTAGATTGCAGAGAAGCACATTAAGTCATTAGGTCTCTTAAGTTAAACTGGCACTGTTGAGTAATCTTTTTGTTCTCAAGAATAAGTAGTACAAACAGCTGTATGTCTTTCCATTAACTTGCTAAATAAAATGttaacacatttttcttgtgCCTGCTATACTAATATTGCACTGAACCAAAACCATGTTTCTGCTCAGCTCAGGGCCATAGCGCTGTGAATCTAGTATGGTGGTCAAGCCCACCGACGATTACATTAGGTTCATTCCTATCTGGGTGCCTAGGGTTTTACTGGGCACTTAGTTAAAAACCACTTGGTTGTCTTTAGTCAGAGTAGGCTGAATAAAACACTAAAGTGTATCAAAGGGTGGTGGTATCAAGGTGTTAAGTGTACACTGTGATCATGAGCTTGTGGCAAAATGAGTTGGAGCAAGCTATAGAGGGACCTCAACAGATAGTAAGGTTTGCAAGGCTTGGAAGACTTAACAGGACTCAGTCTTACTAATTCCTACAAACATCTGAGGATAAGGGTAAAATGGTGCTTAAGCATGAGATAACAGCCATGAACCTGAAATGATCCTATGTAGTAGTCAGAAATGCTCAAGAGAACATTTGACTTTGAAGTAGTATTGCCTTCTGTTAAGTAAAACAGGAGCTATAGTAGTAAGAGTACTGTTTATAGCTCTTCATAAAGCTTTTAGCATAAGTGGAGGGTCTCAAATTGTGACATGCAGTATGTACAGTGCTTCTGCCCTTAAGGGCAGTTAAGGGGAGACTTGCTGAGAAGTAGTTACGCAGCTGCAACAACTTCTGTCTGGAGACCTAAGGCACTGAGCAGCTAGCTATGTTTTTGTCTTGGTGTGCCTGTCATTTGCATGCCAAGGGTTAAACCCTTACTCTTGCAGCTTCCCAGGCAGGCATAGCATGCTCTAGTGGTAGGCATGTCTGGGACAGCTTGGATCTAGCTTGCAAACAAATGAATACATATAGTGATACTAGAAGTGTCAGACTCTGATAGAAGGTAGCTGTGAATGCTAGAGGTGTGCAAGTCTCGTCCATGCACTTAGATTGCCAGAAATTCCTGCAAGCTAATTTCAAGTAAAATAATCTCTGAGGAAACTTGGTTCTGCTCTATTGCTGATGACAGTGCCTGTGAAGTTATATTTAGGAACCCTGGCTTTTAAATAGTAAAGGGTGAATGTAAATAAATACCTGGCTCAGGTAGAACAAGTTGATGTTTTCTCTTGGTTCAGACATTGTTTTTCCATatctggagagagaaaaagtaaCAATTTAGCAAGACTTTGAGGCAAGTTTTGGGACTAACTTGGTTGAATACTGAGTGTATAGAAGATGTATAAAAAGCTGAAGTGGGAAATGCATACAGATTATGGTTGTCAGGAATGAAATCTGGACAGCATTTACCAGTCCCTCTTGTTCAGATAAGTAAACAACCTCTGCCAAAGCGAAGCTATTTTAAAAGGCATATGCATTTGTAGAGTAAATAGTTTTGTtagagaatttaaaaacaataatttagAAGGGAAGGCTAAACTTGCATTGACTAAGACTAATTTTGTCTGTATTACCTGTTAGTAGTTTGTCAATTGTGTCCACAACAAATTTTGCATCctccttgttgaagcacattggGGGCTTGAATTTAAGCACATTTCTTCCTGGCCCATCTGTACTCAGCAGAATATATTCTTCCTTAAGTCTGGAAAGAGCAATAACAAAGACTTATGTTAACCTTTGCATGTAGTTCAGAAAAATCTACAAGCATCAGCATGCAGGCTGCCCACACAATGCCTTTCTGCACTGAGGGGGTTTCTTTATTGGCCAGTTGGCTATATTTTAACAACTGTTGAGTGGCAAGGTTACTTTGTAATCACGTGCTTGCCTTACACATGGAGGACCTACATGATTATTGTCCCTTGTACCTTGTTATTAGATACTCAGCTTCTGCTGTGGCTGGGGTCCTTTCTGCTTGGTCCTTGATTAAGTCCACTCCAATGAACAAGCCAGAACccctttaaaagaaacaaaaatagtcaATCTGTGTCAGAACAAGGAACTGCAAGGGAACTAAGAATTTGAGAAGGGTTTTTGTGAGATCAGAACTTTACTGCATGAGAATTGCTGATGTTTGTTGTGTAGTAACAGAAAAGGTGTTGCTGTTCCGAAGAAATGGGGTAATACAGTATCTGCTCAGAATAGTAGTAAAGGACATGTTAAACGTATTTTCCGTCCAGTTCATTAATTCTGTTCTTTGTGCATTTGAAGTAAGAGTTCAAACAGGAAAGAATTTTAGCAACTAATAAAGCAGTAGTGGCCTAGAGTGGCAAAATATATCAGACTTTTCATAAGCtcaattttgttttaatgcaGTGTAGAGCAAGCTGCTGATTTTtgctgaaaacacagatttcaTGAATTTCTTAAAACCACATCAGTTGGATAGAGCTTTTTGTGACTGGaccaaacaaaaagcagctgaaaatgtAAATAAGGCACTGATACCTGACATCACCGATGATGGGGTGCTTGATTTTCTGCTCCTTGAGTAGCTTCATCAAGAAGTTTCCTACTTCTGTGGCATGAGCCTGAAGGTGTTCTTTCTCAATCACATCTAACACAGCTAATCCGATTGCACATGAAACAGGGTTTCCTCCAAACTGAGTTCAGGAAAGGAACATGCATAGccatggaaaagggaaaaaaagatggaatcTTGGTCACTGAATGCGTAGCGTCAGTGTTATAATGAGCATACTGCTGTTTCTATCAGTAAAAAGCCAGTAATAACGAAGTTACATACTAGAAAGACACAAATAATATAAACCATAACTGTGTGGGTGATACAAGATTAATAAAAAACATTGCATGATTATGTAATTTTAATAATGCTCTTAGAGTCCTGTAGAGAAGGAGTGTTTGGGCAGCTTTTTACTTACTGTATTAAAATACTCCACTCCTGTGGCTGCAAATGCTTCTGcgatttcttttgttgttgctaCACAGGCAAGAGGGTGCCCATTTCCTATTGGTTTCCCCATAGTGACAATGTCAGGTATAAAATCCTCTCCCTGAAGCTGGAATGCCCAAAAATGCTTGCCGACCCTGCCAAAGCCAACTTGAATTTCATCAGTAATAAATATACCTCCTGCTTTGTGCACATGCCTGTAACATAACAGATTTTATTGTCTCTTAAGAGGAAACAGAACATAATATTGACTgtttaaaaacatgcagaaagCATTACTTAGCAAACTTCCAGGAAATAAACTTGTTCAGGCCTATATTCTATATCACGTTTAAAAATAGGTCTTTGCCATACAAAGTTTACATTCTAACATGAAGGCATAGGCCATTTCCTGCCTATCAAGCTATATGTTACAGCAGGCAGAGAAATACTCTATCTTCTATACGTAGCAAATGTATTAAATTCAAAGAGTTAAGATAATGAATGACCACTTACTCTGCAACCTTCTGAAAATAGCCTGCTGGGGGAATGATCTGACCACCCACGCTTGGCAGGGATTCAGCAAAAAATGCAGCAATCTGAAACATAAGTAACACAAAATGTTTTGAACCCAGTAGAGAAAGTTGGGGAAACCATGTTAACAATTAGCAAGCTCTTTGTCATTAGATGGTTCTTGCATGATTACCTGATCTTTGATTTTTGCCAAGTCCATACCACTTAGCTCAGTAATCCTGAATGGCATTAACAATCAGCCATGCTCATTTCTAAGGCAAGACAAATGGGCAAGGAAACCACTTTTTACCTTTCTGCCTCTCGTATGTGCTTGCtcaataatatttttcacttcATTAGCATAGGCTGTTACTGAATCTTCATGGTCTTCTCTATAAAGTCCTCTGTATGTGTCCGGAACAGGAGCCTATGCAAAGGAACAGTATCCTTCATTCAGTGTATCATAAACAAGACTTCATTAAATTTACAAGTAGTTGATAGTTACAGGGTGAAGTACATACCACGTGGACCCATTCCTTTTGTCCTTCTAGATTTCTGAATTTATAGGGGCTTATGTCAATCAAGGATGTCAGATGTCCATGGTAAGCACTTAAAAAACAATTAGCAGAGCTAAACAGTAATTTCCTTAGTATCAAAGAGTTCTTTAGGATTAGCATTACTGATAGCTAAAGAGTATCTAGGCTCTGTCACTTGGTGGGAATACAGTCACTTAAGCTAAGAACAGCTCTGTGATTTCTATCAATTAGCTTAGTAgtacttggattattttttttgcacatcTTTCTTGACTATAAGGGATGCAGAGGGACAATTCTCTTTGTCACTGGTTTACCTGCGCCACTGACTAGAATCAGAGCAGTGTAAGGCATAAGCAGTATTGCAAGATTGCAGAACAACTGGAAGGGACGTGTCTGGCCTACTTGGGAATAACCTCCAATGATGGAGCTTCCAGTCTCTCTGGGCATCCCATTCTAATTTTTGACTACCTTTCACAGTAAACGTTTTTCTCTTATGTCTCATCAGAATTCCTCGGGTTTCAACTTAACATCTCTTGTCTCTCTTCCTGTCATGATATATCTTCAGGCCTGGCTCCTCCTTTTCCGCGCCTTCCCCTTAGTTGTAGTTGCAGTAAGGTGTTCCCTCTAGCCGTCTCTTGCAGCTGAACAAATCCAGTTTTCTTAACATCTCAGGCCTGTGGCTCCCAACCCACTATGGCAGGCCACTGCTGGCCTCCTTCCAGTAGGTTGTCTACTGTGTACTGGAGAGCCCAATCTGGCCATAGTTCTCTGGGCTGGTCTCACAAATACTGAACAGAGGGAAAAATTAATTCCCTCAACTTCCTGATTACAGCCTTCCTATTACAACGggttttcagaaatactttgacCACAGACCAAAACTGAGCCTTGTACCCCACAGTAGATAAAACTGCCAATATACTTACTGGTCTAAAACTATAACATCTTCATGTTTTGTATACTGTCGTGCCAATCTTAAGGCGAGATCGTTAGCTTCAGATCTGCAATTGAAAAAATTGATAAGTGTTTCATTGTAGATATATGAGTCTTGAAATTCTGATTTCCCTTGCAATCCAATTTGTGTCTGCAGAGAACAGACAGAACTCAATGCACAGTACCAACAGATCCCTTACTAATCAGCACTCATTAAGTAGGACTGTTCAGCAGAACAGAATCCCTCTTAAAAAGCTGAAGTACAGAAACTGCTTTTGaagcagttcctttttttttttttctttaaagctgtagTTTGCTTGGAAATACACCCTCCCCCCCAGCAGAAATACACATTGTTACACATATTTAGATAATAAAGTAATTCCACCTTCAGAAGACAAGTCATAGAAGCTAacacagtaaatatttatgtaatgtTTTATAGTCCAAAGCCTTATA
This is a stretch of genomic DNA from Larus michahellis chromosome 11, bLarMic1.1, whole genome shotgun sequence. It encodes these proteins:
- the HNRNPAB gene encoding heterogeneous nuclear ribonucleoprotein A/B isoform X4 translates to MSEAEQHQNGAEGDQINASKNEEDAGKMFVGGLSWDTSKKDLKDYFTKFGEVTDCTIKMDPNTGRSRGFGFILFKEPGSVEKVLEQKEHRLDGRLIDPKKAMAMKKDPVKKIFVGGLNPEATEEKIREYFGEFGEIEAIELPMDPKTNKRRGFVFITFKEEDPVKKVLEKKFHNVSGSKCEIKVAQPKEVYQQQQFSSGGGRGSYGGRGRGGRGGGQGSANYGKTPRRGGHQNNYKPY
- the HNRNPAB gene encoding heterogeneous nuclear ribonucleoprotein A/B isoform X3, with the translated sequence MSEAEQHQNGAEGDQINASKNEEDAGKMFVGGLSWDTSKKDLKDYFTKFGEVTDCTIKMDPNTGRSRGFGFILFKEPGSVEKVLEQKEHRLDGRLIDPKKAMAMKKDPVKKIFVGGLNPEATEEKIREYFGEFGEIEAIELPMDPKTNKRRGFVFITFKEEDPVKKVLEKKFHNVSGSKCEIKVAQPKEVYQQQQFSSGGGRGSYGGRGRGGRGGAQSQNWNQGYGNYWNQGYGNQGYGYQQGYGGYGGYDYSGYGYYGYGPGYDYSQGSANYGKTPRRGGHQNNYKPY
- the HNRNPAB gene encoding heterogeneous nuclear ribonucleoprotein A/B isoform X1 — its product is MSEAEQQLAAATGATQNGHEAAENAGEQQAETGGAPAAAAAGAAAATAGTAAAGAGPAAGTAGAAASQNGAEGDQINASKNEEDAGKMFVGGLSWDTSKKDLKDYFTKFGEVTDCTIKMDPNTGRSRGFGFILFKEPGSVEKVLEQKEHRLDGRLIDPKKAMAMKKDPVKKIFVGGLNPEATEEKIREYFGEFGEIEAIELPMDPKTNKRRGFVFITFKEEDPVKKVLEKKFHNVSGSKCEIKVAQPKEVYQQQQFSSGGGRGSYGGRGRGGRGGAQSQNWNQGYGNYWNQGYGNQGYGYQQGYGGYGGYDYSGYGYYGYGPGYDYSQGSANYGKTPRRGGHQNNYKPY
- the HNRNPAB gene encoding heterogeneous nuclear ribonucleoprotein A/B isoform X2 codes for the protein MSEAEQQLAAATGATQNGHEAAENAGEQQAETGGAPAAAAAGAAAATAGTAAAGAGPAAGTAGAAASQNGAEGDQINASKNEEDAGKMFVGGLSWDTSKKDLKDYFTKFGEVTDCTIKMDPNTGRSRGFGFILFKEPGSVEKVLEQKEHRLDGRLIDPKKAMAMKKDPVKKIFVGGLNPEATEEKIREYFGEFGEIEAIELPMDPKTNKRRGFVFITFKEEDPVKKVLEKKFHNVSGSKCEIKVAQPKEVYQQQQFSSGGGRGSYGGRGRGGRGGGQGSANYGKTPRRGGHQNNYKPY
- the PHYKPL gene encoding 5-phosphohydroxy-L-lysine phospho-lyase isoform X2; the encoded protein is MAAVRAAERSRRDTLALRRQRIGSSCKLFFSHDPVKIVKAKGQYMYDEEGRQYLDCINNVAHVGHCHPDIVKAAHEQNQLLNTNSRYLHDNLVDYAGRLSQTLPEKLCIFYFLNSGSEANDLALRLARQYTKHEDVIVLDHAYHGHLTSLIDISPYKFRNLEGQKEWVHVAPVPDTYRGLYREDHEDSVTAYANEVKNIIEQAHTRGRKIAAFFAESLPSVGGQIIPPAGYFQKVAEHVHKAGGIFITDEIQVGFGRVGKHFWAFQLQGEDFIPDIVTMGKPIGNGHPLACVATTKEIAEAFAATGVEYFNTFGGNPVSCAIGLAVLDVIEKEHLQAHATEVGNFLMKLLKEQKIKHPIIGDVRGSGLFIGVDLIKDQAERTPATAEAEYLITRLKEEYILLSTDGPGRNVLKFKPPMCFNKEDAKFVVDTIDKLLTDMEKQCLNQEKTSTCST
- the PHYKPL gene encoding 5-phosphohydroxy-L-lysine phospho-lyase isoform X1, which produces MAAVRAAERSRRDTLALRRQRIGSSCKLFFSHDPVKIVKAKGQYMYDEEGRQYLDCINNVAHVGHCHPDIVKAAHEQNQLLNTNSRYLHDNLVDYAGRLSQTLPEKLCIFYFLNSGSEANDLALRLARQYTKHEDVIVLDHSANCFLSAYHGHLTSLIDISPYKFRNLEGQKEWVHVAPVPDTYRGLYREDHEDSVTAYANEVKNIIEQAHTRGRKIAAFFAESLPSVGGQIIPPAGYFQKVAEHVHKAGGIFITDEIQVGFGRVGKHFWAFQLQGEDFIPDIVTMGKPIGNGHPLACVATTKEIAEAFAATGVEYFNTFGGNPVSCAIGLAVLDVIEKEHLQAHATEVGNFLMKLLKEQKIKHPIIGDVRGSGLFIGVDLIKDQAERTPATAEAEYLITRLKEEYILLSTDGPGRNVLKFKPPMCFNKEDAKFVVDTIDKLLTDMEKQCLNQEKTSTCST